TTCCACCTGGTAGACTCCATCGGCAAAAAAATCAAGGTGGTACAGGGCGTTGCAGAAGCCCTCGGCCTGAAAAACGTTACCAGCGCACATAGCCGCGTAGAAGAGATTAAAAACCGTAAATTCGATATCGTAGTGTCCAGGGCAGTAGCCCCGCTGGCCGACCTGTGGCGGTGGAGCAAGCCCCTACTGAAAAAATCGGCCGTGCCCGGCAAACAGTTCGAAAAAGGACTGATATGCCTGAAAGGCGGCGACCTGGCGCAGGAAATCTCTGAAAGCGGCGTAAAACCGCGGTTAATAGACATTTATGATATTTTTCCGGAAGAAAGTTTTAAGGAAAAATACATTGTGATGGTTAAAAGCTGAGGATTACCCGCCATGGACGCTGGTTTTGTTGCCCCTGATATTTTTTTCAAGAAAAATAAAATATCGTTTTTACTGTTTCGTCTTCCTTATTACGATGAAACAGTTGCTCCTCACAAACAGCATAATGGCCCAAGAGCAAAACGACCGCATACAGGCTACGGTAAAGCAGGAACGCAAGCGTTTACTGCACTTCATCCGGCAGCGTGTCAACAACGCGTCGGATGCGGAGGACATATTGCAGGACGTACTGTACCAGTTCACCGAATACCTGCGCCTCGGCAGTCAGATAGACTCCATTACGGGCTGGCTCTTTGCGGTGACGCGCAACCGGATCACCGACTGGTTCCGCAAGAAAAAAGAAACACCTTTCACCGACTTTACGCGCGAAATAGAAGGAGAGGAAGTCCTTTTTCTGCCGGAAATCCTTGCTGATGAAAACTTACAAGCCGACACCCCGTTAACGCGGAAGATCATATCGGAAGCGATTACACAGGCTATCGATGAATTACCTGCCGAACAAAAACAGGTCTTCCTGCAACACGAACTGGAAGGCAAATCATTTAAGGAAATGAGCGAAGAAACAGGCATCGGCGTCAATACGCTGTTGTCCAGGAAACGCTATGCAGTGCTGTATCTGCGGGAACGGCTGGCAGAACTTTATCAGGAACTATTTAATAACTAACATCAAATTATTCAAGATATGCGACCCATCAAAAAAATAGGATTGGTTTTCTTAGGCATCGCCTTTTTTGCCCTTGTCATCCTGCTGACGCAGGTTTTATGG
The Chitinophaga varians genome window above contains:
- the rsmG gene encoding 16S rRNA (guanine(527)-N(7))-methyltransferase RsmG; protein product: MEIILKYFSDFTPAQSQQLEALKGLYEEWNGKINVISRKDIDSLYERHVLHSLSIAAIADFQPGTQILDLGTGGGFPGIPLAIFFPEVQFHLVDSIGKKIKVVQGVAEALGLKNVTSAHSRVEEIKNRKFDIVVSRAVAPLADLWRWSKPLLKKSAVPGKQFEKGLICLKGGDLAQEISESGVKPRLIDIYDIFPEESFKEKYIVMVKS
- a CDS encoding RNA polymerase sigma factor, which codes for MAQEQNDRIQATVKQERKRLLHFIRQRVNNASDAEDILQDVLYQFTEYLRLGSQIDSITGWLFAVTRNRITDWFRKKKETPFTDFTREIEGEEVLFLPEILADENLQADTPLTRKIISEAITQAIDELPAEQKQVFLQHELEGKSFKEMSEETGIGVNTLLSRKRYAVLYLRERLAELYQELFNN